A stretch of Methanosphaerula palustris E1-9c DNA encodes these proteins:
- a CDS encoding phosphatidylglycerophosphatase A, whose translation MFEIEERLAVKGITLDAVVAAGMELYVSHGIDRIAAAVRLRELIEKALTDPNISSLLLGAILLEDELYVNRKDSEIKDDPVFLLSDEIIGMAIAECIGGTYARFEFTRYDQKKPGILGTLGPFLDDAIAGLIAGCTSRLYSESS comes from the coding sequence ATGTTTGAGATCGAAGAGAGGCTGGCGGTGAAAGGAATCACGCTCGATGCTGTCGTGGCCGCTGGGATGGAGCTGTATGTCTCCCACGGGATAGACCGGATCGCTGCTGCAGTACGGCTCAGGGAACTGATCGAAAAGGCCCTGACCGATCCGAACATCTCCTCTCTGCTGCTCGGAGCGATCCTGCTCGAAGACGAACTCTACGTGAATCGGAAGGACTCTGAGATCAAGGACGACCCCGTCTTTCTCCTCTCTGACGAGATCATCGGGATGGCCATCGCCGAGTGCATCGGTGGGACCTATGCCCGGTTCGAGTTCACCCGGTATGACCAGAAGAAACCGGGAATCCTCGGGACGCTCGGACCGTTCCTCGACGATGCGATTGCAGGGTTGATTGCGGGGTGTACATCACGCCTGTACAGCGAAAGTTCCTAG
- the tuf gene encoding translation elongation factor EF-1 subunit alpha yields MANDKPHMNLAVIGHIDHGKSTTVGRLMFETGAVPAHIIENFRKEAESKGKGSFEFAWVMDNLKEERERGITIDIAHKRFDTAKFYFTVVDCPGHRDFVKNMITGASQADAAILVVAAPDGVMEQTKEHVFLARTLGITQLVIAINKMDAVNYDQKRFEEVKKELTQLIGMVGYKAAEILFIPMSSFKGVNISKKSPETPWYTGPTLLEALDTFKEPDKPTDKPFRLPIQDVYSISGIGTVPVGRIETGIMKKGMKVSFMPANKDGEIKSIEMHHEEQPQALPGDNVGFNVRGVGKNDIRRGDVCGPADIPPTVADEFTAQIVVLQHPSAITVGYTPVFHCHTAQIACTFVELRKKLDPRSGQTKEENPTFLKSGDAAIVQIKPSRPMVIESVKEIPQLGRFAIRDMGTTIAAGMCIAVQPKQMIR; encoded by the coding sequence ATGGCAAATGACAAGCCTCACATGAATCTGGCCGTTATCGGACATATCGACCATGGAAAGTCAACCACTGTTGGACGGTTGATGTTTGAGACCGGTGCAGTACCGGCGCATATCATTGAGAACTTCCGTAAGGAAGCAGAGTCGAAGGGAAAGGGTTCCTTTGAGTTTGCATGGGTTATGGATAACCTGAAGGAAGAGCGGGAGCGGGGTATCACCATTGATATCGCTCACAAGCGATTCGACACTGCTAAGTTCTACTTTACGGTCGTCGACTGCCCTGGACACCGGGACTTCGTCAAGAACATGATCACCGGCGCATCCCAGGCTGACGCAGCGATTCTTGTTGTTGCAGCACCTGATGGTGTCATGGAGCAGACCAAGGAGCACGTCTTCCTGGCCCGTACGCTCGGCATCACCCAGCTGGTCATCGCTATCAACAAGATGGACGCAGTCAACTACGACCAGAAGCGCTTTGAAGAGGTCAAGAAGGAACTGACCCAGCTGATCGGTATGGTCGGATATAAGGCAGCTGAGATCCTCTTTATCCCGATGTCCTCGTTCAAGGGCGTCAACATCTCAAAGAAGTCACCCGAGACCCCATGGTACACCGGCCCGACACTTCTTGAAGCACTCGACACCTTCAAGGAACCGGATAAACCAACCGACAAGCCATTCAGACTCCCGATTCAGGACGTCTACTCGATCAGCGGTATCGGCACGGTGCCGGTCGGCCGTATCGAGACCGGGATCATGAAGAAGGGGATGAAAGTCTCGTTCATGCCGGCCAACAAGGATGGAGAGATCAAGTCCATTGAGATGCACCACGAAGAGCAGCCACAGGCACTCCCAGGCGACAACGTCGGGTTCAACGTCCGTGGTGTCGGCAAGAACGATATTCGCCGTGGCGATGTATGTGGTCCAGCCGATATACCACCAACCGTTGCTGACGAGTTCACCGCACAGATCGTTGTGCTCCAGCACCCAAGCGCAATCACCGTCGGATATACTCCGGTCTTCCACTGCCACACGGCTCAGATCGCCTGCACGTTCGTCGAACTGAGGAAGAAACTCGATCCACGCTCAGGTCAGACCAAGGAGGAGAATCCTACCTTCCTGAAGAGCGGCGATGCAGCCATCGTTCAGATCAAGCCTTCGAGACCGATGGTTATCGAGAGCGTCAAGGAGATTCCACAGCTTGGCCGGTTTGCAATCCGTGATATGGGAACAACGATCGCTGCCGGCATGTGCATTGCAGTTCAGCCAAAGCAGATGATCAGATAA
- the cobS gene encoding adenosylcobinamide-GDP ribazoletransferase, which yields MYITPVQRKFLGPVLALLQFCTVLPLGAPQDFEQFGRRSYLYPIAGYVTGGIAGGVAFLIPNPSIRAAVALGALLLVTGCNHLDGLLDFGDGLMAHGSREKRVQALTDRQIGAGGVAMGMTVLLLAYSALISVPHLFWAVLAAEVFAKYAMAALTAWGKPFREGIQSYLYGFSRPAFPVYAAVFCLPLLLTPIGWAGLAAAAGATLAALTLMLLLARRLFGGVNGDVVGATGMLTFALVLAVLALAG from the coding sequence GTGTACATCACGCCTGTACAGCGAAAGTTCCTAGGTCCAGTCCTGGCCCTGCTCCAGTTCTGCACGGTCCTTCCCCTCGGAGCACCGCAGGACTTCGAGCAGTTCGGCCGGCGGTCGTACCTCTATCCGATCGCCGGGTACGTGACCGGCGGGATCGCCGGCGGGGTCGCGTTCCTGATCCCCAACCCCTCGATCAGGGCCGCCGTCGCCCTGGGAGCCCTGCTGCTGGTCACCGGGTGCAACCATCTGGACGGGCTCCTCGACTTCGGGGACGGGCTGATGGCGCATGGGTCCCGGGAGAAACGGGTACAGGCGCTGACCGACCGGCAGATCGGGGCCGGCGGTGTGGCGATGGGTATGACCGTCCTGCTGCTTGCATACTCGGCGCTCATATCAGTACCGCACCTGTTCTGGGCTGTCCTCGCCGCCGAGGTCTTCGCAAAGTACGCCATGGCCGCCCTGACTGCCTGGGGGAAACCGTTTCGCGAGGGTATCCAGAGTTATCTGTACGGGTTCTCCAGGCCGGCCTTTCCGGTCTATGCGGCAGTCTTCTGCCTGCCACTGCTGCTGACCCCGATCGGGTGGGCCGGGCTTGCCGCTGCCGCTGGTGCGACGCTGGCCGCCCTCACCCTGATGCTGCTGCTGGCCCGCCGACTCTTCGGCGGTGTGAACGGCGACGTGGTCGGGGCGACAGGGATGCTCACCTTTGCACTGGTGCTGGCCGTCCTTGCCCTTGCCGGATGA
- a CDS encoding metal-dependent hydrolase: MRGDQHVLISLFSGGVLLVPWLAVLDPVTVLVLLVSLFIGSLAPDADAPNAAIFHTRIAGLRGITGWAANTIARFLPFFGYLIRYFEYLPLSAALWVVSLGRYQDEHRGLLHSLVGVVLITLLTAGYLEIISGLIGWTHLNLLPIAAGGFLAGALLHLIEDSCTPRGIAWLFPFCSVRVRGRITTGFSDSRPQIFTLMLMAAIWGMILWPRYAGWGIGEMQQTAPVLLAVLWAIFLAFSGVTLRRR; the protein is encoded by the coding sequence GTGCGGGGCGACCAGCATGTGTTGATCAGTCTCTTCAGCGGAGGTGTGCTGCTCGTCCCCTGGCTGGCCGTTCTTGACCCGGTGACCGTGCTGGTGCTGCTGGTCAGCCTCTTCATCGGTTCGCTGGCGCCGGATGCCGATGCTCCAAACGCTGCCATCTTTCATACCCGGATTGCCGGGCTGCGGGGGATTACCGGGTGGGCGGCCAACACGATAGCCAGGTTCCTCCCCTTCTTTGGATACCTGATTCGATATTTCGAGTATCTTCCACTCTCGGCAGCCCTCTGGGTCGTTTCGCTGGGCCGGTACCAGGACGAACACCGGGGCCTGCTCCACTCGCTGGTCGGCGTCGTGCTGATCACGCTCCTGACCGCCGGGTACCTGGAGATCATCTCCGGGCTGATCGGCTGGACTCACCTGAACCTGCTCCCAATAGCTGCCGGAGGCTTTCTGGCAGGGGCCCTGCTTCATCTGATCGAGGACTCCTGTACTCCACGGGGTATAGCCTGGCTCTTCCCGTTCTGTTCGGTTCGGGTCCGCGGCAGAATCACCACAGGATTCTCCGATTCACGACCACAGATCTTCACTCTGATGTTGATGGCAGCCATCTGGGGGATGATTCTCTGGCCGAGGTATGCTGGCTGGGGGATTGGTGAGATGCAGCAGACTGCCCCGGTCCTCCTGGCCGTCCTCTGGGCGATCTTCCTGGCTTTCTCAGGGGTCACCCTTCGACGCAGGTAA
- a CDS encoding 4Fe-4S binding protein — MDKPNAAHRKGGAITEIDPDLCTVRARVPAGELTLDQLRGITRIAEKYGAEGVHLTTRQTIEIPHMDPTDLEAIAADLTANSTPVGAEHDEVVNIVACPGTDRCKYANVDTLTLARTLDERFFGREEPMKVRITLTACPNGCNNALLNEIGIIGRVLPERITGICTGCGSCVEYCREGAIRIKNGISVLDLDTCVQCGICVKSCPFNVIKAAHRHYQIRVGGRSGRHPKIGQELVMVEKEEQVIEVVDKILYWIYRRGRGKKLLADQLDEMDFTKIKTEIQQAFQISVE; from the coding sequence ATGGATAAACCAAACGCTGCACACCGCAAGGGCGGTGCGATCACAGAGATCGACCCGGACCTCTGTACCGTACGGGCCCGAGTTCCTGCTGGTGAACTCACCCTCGACCAGCTGCGCGGCATCACCCGAATCGCAGAAAAGTACGGGGCTGAAGGTGTGCACCTGACGACCCGCCAGACGATCGAGATCCCACATATGGATCCTACTGATCTCGAAGCGATCGCCGCCGACCTGACCGCAAACTCCACGCCTGTTGGGGCTGAGCATGATGAAGTGGTGAACATCGTCGCCTGTCCGGGTACCGACCGGTGCAAGTACGCGAACGTGGATACACTCACCCTTGCCCGCACCCTTGATGAGCGGTTCTTCGGGAGGGAGGAGCCGATGAAGGTCAGAATCACCCTCACGGCCTGCCCGAACGGGTGTAACAACGCCCTGTTGAACGAGATCGGTATCATCGGCCGGGTTCTCCCAGAACGTATCACTGGGATCTGTACTGGTTGTGGAAGTTGTGTGGAATACTGTAGAGAGGGAGCTATCAGGATCAAGAACGGGATATCAGTGCTCGACCTCGATACCTGCGTCCAGTGTGGCATCTGCGTCAAATCCTGTCCATTTAATGTGATCAAGGCAGCTCATCGACATTATCAGATCCGGGTCGGCGGACGATCAGGCCGGCACCCGAAGATCGGACAGGAACTGGTGATGGTCGAAAAGGAGGAGCAGGTGATTGAAGTGGTCGACAAGATCCTGTACTGGATCTACCGGCGTGGACGGGGCAAAAAACTGCTCGCTGATCAACTCGACGAGATGGACTTCACGAAGATCAAAACAGAGATCCAGCAGGCATTCCAGATATCCGTGGAGTGA
- a CDS encoding carbon-nitrogen hydrolase family protein → MTKETELIAAGQLAPCWSDPDRTLLKVRRMAAEAADAGAVLLALPEQVLTGWNPLQAQFLEEEDGPLVGALQEIAADHRIGLLGSVQQKADPMPTNTAVMIDADGTVLTRYAKMHPFSPGGEDLHYARGAGISTFSMAGLRFGIAICYDLRFSDLFARYAEAGVDAMLVPAAWPCSRIEHWERFLRMRAEEQGYYLIGINTAAVTTPIDRYCGHSMIVDPSGTVLASADGTEQVLYATVNPAMVCSAVQHDRPTTNGR, encoded by the coding sequence GTGACGAAGGAAACAGAGCTGATTGCAGCCGGTCAACTGGCCCCCTGCTGGAGCGATCCCGATCGGACACTGCTCAAGGTCAGAAGAATGGCAGCAGAGGCAGCCGACGCTGGCGCCGTCCTGCTCGCCCTACCTGAGCAGGTACTGACTGGCTGGAATCCGCTGCAGGCTCAGTTCCTTGAAGAGGAGGACGGGCCACTCGTCGGTGCCCTCCAGGAGATCGCAGCAGATCATCGGATCGGGCTCCTCGGCTCGGTACAGCAGAAGGCCGACCCGATGCCGACGAACACAGCGGTCATGATCGATGCAGACGGGACGGTGCTCACCAGGTATGCGAAGATGCACCCGTTCTCCCCCGGGGGGGAGGACCTCCACTATGCCAGAGGGGCTGGCATCAGCACCTTCTCCATGGCTGGACTTCGTTTTGGGATTGCGATCTGTTATGATCTCCGGTTCAGCGATCTCTTCGCCCGGTACGCAGAGGCCGGGGTCGACGCCATGCTGGTCCCTGCAGCCTGGCCATGTTCCCGGATCGAGCACTGGGAACGTTTTCTCCGGATGCGAGCCGAGGAGCAGGGGTATTACCTGATCGGAATCAACACCGCTGCCGTAACCACACCGATCGACCGGTATTGCGGACATTCGATGATCGTCGACCCGTCCGGCACGGTGCTGGCCTCGGCGGATGGGACTGAACAGGTGTTGTACGCAACAGTGAATCCCGCTATGGTCTGTTCTGCAGTGCAGCACGACCGGCCAACAACCAACGGAAGGTGA
- the rpsJ gene encoding 30S ribosomal protein S10, with translation MQKARIRLTGTDFNKVEMVCDKIREIAERTGVNLAGPIPLPTKRLVVPIRKSPDGEGTATWDRWQMRVHKRLIDIDADERALRQLMRIQVPKDIGIEIVLES, from the coding sequence ATGCAAAAAGCCAGAATACGCCTGACAGGCACTGACTTCAATAAAGTAGAGATGGTCTGTGATAAGATTCGCGAGATTGCTGAGCGGACTGGTGTCAATCTGGCAGGTCCAATCCCTCTCCCGACAAAGCGTCTCGTGGTTCCTATCCGCAAGAGTCCGGATGGCGAAGGAACCGCAACCTGGGACCGCTGGCAGATGCGAGTCCACAAGCGACTGATAGATATCGATGCAGATGAACGTGCACTTCGGCAGCTGATGCGGATTCAGGTGCCCAAGGACATCGGCATCGAGATAGTACTCGAGAGCTGA
- a CDS encoding MarC family protein, with product MTGDILTFTLLSLSSLFIIINPLSSTLLYVSLTSTLDHEEKMRIAKEAARYALAILLIFALFGGMILQLFGISLEAFRIAGGILLFVIGMEMVYAKTSRSKMTATEKYEGIDAEDVSVMPLAIPMIAGPGGITTSIVLMNEATGIGLLAYGIVLVSIILTIGVTYYMMRNADYIVKRIGQREFRAVNRLMGMMLIAIAVQFVIIGLKAAFPTLAGA from the coding sequence ATGACCGGGGATATACTGACGTTTACACTGCTCAGTCTCTCCTCATTGTTCATCATCATAAACCCGCTCTCCTCAACCCTGCTCTATGTCTCATTGACCAGTACACTTGATCACGAGGAAAAGATGCGGATCGCAAAGGAAGCGGCCCGGTATGCCCTTGCAATTCTGCTTATCTTTGCCCTGTTTGGAGGGATGATCCTTCAACTCTTCGGCATCTCGCTCGAGGCATTCCGGATCGCTGGAGGAATTCTGCTCTTTGTGATCGGGATGGAGATGGTCTATGCCAAAACCTCCCGGTCCAAGATGACAGCCACCGAGAAATATGAAGGAATCGATGCTGAAGATGTATCGGTGATGCCTCTTGCAATCCCGATGATCGCTGGTCCCGGAGGGATCACCACCTCAATCGTGTTGATGAACGAAGCCACAGGTATCGGTCTCCTGGCCTATGGGATCGTGCTCGTCTCTATTATTCTGACGATCGGCGTCACCTATTATATGATGCGAAACGCAGATTATATTGTGAAACGGATAGGCCAGCGCGAATTTCGTGCAGTCAACCGGTTGATGGGGATGATGTTGATCGCAATAGCCGTTCAGTTTGTGATTATTGGTCTCAAGGCCGCTTTTCCGACGCTGGCTGGTGCATGA
- a CDS encoding flippase activity-associated protein Agl23 has product MSAADFSSTVKKILSFESIFLLIVLLTAFLRFYQLDFKLFHHDEAIHAWFSYELLTKGTYVYDPMYHGPLLYYLTTAMFRIFGDTDLVGRLFPALLGTLIVPLVYAVYRLGYLDKRQTIVAALLVAISPNMVYFSRFLRQDMFMLFFTMLLIVSLLYYFEKGQTRYALAAAVAAAGGLCLKEEMPLILIFLGIFFLYMIIRKKFVLPPSWKVDLVLGIVVIVGIMSVLYSAFGMHLDTLWTGPFNAIQHWVEMHEEQRLGGPWFFYILLFGLYEVPILGLAIISIASYVAVRKKSQILSILKREHGVESPALKIQDRRDDFFILSLWWMLCSMAMYAYIGEKVPWLIVQQLLPMCFVASYLFREVRSGERLIQGSRSTTSTWGLGTMIGIIIVTAVSLLGMGETLIKALSGHELVLTLIIPFIVVLLVAGYLYQNRDHIATPVRKVPGVIFSLLPIFAILLFGVLLIGMTHHVAYSPTDISEPIVQVQNSEDLRGLFQEIDASNKTVIASANYWPLPWYYRGDRWNKITFYGAKVADTQIYSGDFDLAIVNSADSYPYLAGYKKETIHLNYWFSYYDNQNRLLDYYMQRDGKLGSMDLDIFTKIKPIS; this is encoded by the coding sequence GTGTCTGCCGCTGATTTTTCTTCAACGGTCAAAAAAATTCTCTCATTTGAGAGTATTTTTTTACTTATTGTTCTGCTGACTGCCTTTTTACGGTTCTATCAGCTTGACTTCAAGCTCTTTCACCATGATGAAGCGATTCACGCATGGTTTTCGTATGAACTGCTCACCAAGGGCACGTACGTCTATGACCCAATGTATCATGGGCCACTACTCTATTATCTCACAACCGCGATGTTCCGCATCTTTGGGGACACCGATCTTGTCGGCCGCCTCTTCCCTGCGCTGCTCGGCACCTTGATCGTTCCGCTGGTCTATGCAGTATATAGACTCGGCTACCTGGACAAGCGCCAGACGATCGTCGCAGCGTTGCTCGTCGCCATCTCCCCAAACATGGTCTACTTCTCCCGGTTCCTCCGGCAGGATATGTTCATGCTCTTCTTCACGATGCTGCTCATCGTCTCACTCCTCTACTACTTTGAGAAGGGGCAGACCCGATATGCACTCGCTGCAGCAGTCGCTGCAGCAGGTGGACTCTGTCTGAAGGAAGAGATGCCGCTGATCCTGATCTTCCTCGGGATCTTCTTCCTGTACATGATCATCCGAAAGAAGTTTGTGCTTCCGCCCAGCTGGAAGGTGGACCTGGTTCTTGGGATCGTGGTGATCGTCGGGATCATGAGTGTGCTCTACTCGGCATTTGGGATGCACTTGGACACCCTCTGGACCGGTCCGTTCAATGCGATCCAACACTGGGTCGAGATGCATGAAGAGCAGCGGCTTGGAGGACCATGGTTCTTCTATATCCTCCTCTTCGGACTGTATGAGGTACCGATTCTCGGGCTTGCGATCATTTCGATCGCCAGTTACGTCGCAGTGCGTAAGAAGTCGCAGATCCTTTCGATCCTGAAGCGGGAGCATGGTGTGGAATCACCTGCTCTGAAGATCCAGGATCGGCGGGACGACTTCTTCATCCTCTCGCTCTGGTGGATGCTCTGTTCGATGGCGATGTATGCCTACATTGGGGAGAAGGTGCCCTGGCTGATCGTTCAGCAGTTGCTGCCGATGTGCTTTGTCGCATCCTATCTCTTCAGAGAGGTGCGTTCCGGTGAGCGGCTGATTCAGGGATCCAGAAGCACGACCTCGACATGGGGCCTCGGCACCATGATTGGCATCATAATCGTGACTGCCGTATCGTTGCTTGGGATGGGAGAAACTCTGATAAAGGCCCTCTCCGGGCATGAACTGGTGCTGACGCTCATTATTCCGTTCATCGTAGTACTCCTCGTTGCAGGGTACCTCTACCAGAACCGGGACCATATCGCAACCCCTGTCAGAAAGGTTCCGGGAGTCATCTTCAGTCTGCTCCCAATCTTCGCGATCCTGCTCTTTGGAGTGTTGCTGATCGGGATGACGCACCATGTGGCTTACAGCCCCACGGACATCAGCGAACCCATCGTGCAGGTTCAGAACTCAGAGGACCTGCGTGGCCTCTTCCAGGAGATCGATGCCTCGAACAAGACGGTGATCGCCTCGGCCAACTACTGGCCGTTGCCCTGGTATTACCGCGGTGACAGATGGAATAAGATCACCTTCTATGGAGCAAAGGTGGCCGACACCCAGATCTATAGCGGGGACTTTGATCTGGCCATCGTCAACAGCGCCGACTCGTATCCGTACCTTGCAGGCTATAAGAAAGAGACCATACACCTGAACTACTGGTTCTCATACTATGACAACCAGAACCGACTGCTCGACTATTATATGCAGCGGGATGGAAAGCTTGGGTCGATGGACCTCGACATATTCACAAAAATCAAGCCAATCTCCTAA